One region of bacterium genomic DNA includes:
- the era gene encoding GTPase Era, giving the protein MTFKSGYVALAGRPNVGKSTLLNALLGQKLAAVSRRPQTTRQRVLGILTSDQHQVVLMDTPGLLDPRYAMQDALLKIAVNSISQSDVLAFLVDSQKGWHDEDWNYLQKYRRKNTIVVLNKIDAVPKEGVLELIAQVNQATGLDQIYPISALKKFGLKELEEGLIKLLPEGKPFYPDEMVSDQPEKFFVAEIIREKIFELCGAEVPYATAVIIDEFKEQEGRKDVIKATIWVEKQSQKPILIGQGGHKVKAIGINSRKEIEEFLDRPVFLELFVKVKEKWRNNESDIRELGLS; this is encoded by the coding sequence ATGACCTTTAAATCCGGTTACGTGGCCCTGGCCGGGCGGCCCAATGTGGGAAAATCAACCCTGCTCAACGCCCTGCTGGGCCAGAAGCTGGCGGCGGTCAGCCGCCGCCCCCAGACCACCCGGCAGAGGGTGCTGGGGATCCTGACCAGCGACCAGCACCAGGTTGTCCTGATGGACACCCCGGGACTGCTGGATCCCCGCTATGCCATGCAGGACGCCCTGCTGAAGATCGCGGTCAATTCCATCTCCCAGTCCGATGTCCTGGCCTTTCTGGTGGATTCCCAAAAGGGCTGGCATGACGAGGACTGGAATTATCTGCAAAAGTACCGGCGCAAAAACACCATCGTGGTGCTGAACAAGATAGACGCGGTACCCAAGGAGGGAGTGCTGGAGCTGATCGCGCAGGTGAACCAGGCCACCGGGCTGGATCAGATTTATCCTATATCAGCCCTGAAGAAATTCGGTCTGAAAGAACTGGAAGAAGGCCTGATCAAACTTCTTCCAGAGGGCAAACCGTTCTATCCCGATGAGATGGTGTCCGACCAGCCGGAGAAGTTCTTCGTGGCCGAGATCATCCGGGAGAAGATCTTTGAACTGTGCGGAGCCGAGGTGCCCTACGCCACCGCGGTGATCATCGACGAATTCAAGGAGCAGGAGGGCCGGAAGGACGTGATCAAGGCCACCATCTGGGTGGAAAAGCAGTCCCAAAAGCCGATCCTGATAGGCCAGGGCGGCCATAAGGTCAAGGCCATCGGGATCAATTCCCGGAAGGAGATAGAGGAGTTTTTGGATCGTCCGGTGTTTTTGGAACTGTTTGTCAAGGTCAAGGAGAAGTGGCGGAACAACGAGTCTGACATCAGGGAGCTTGGTCTCTCTTAA
- a CDS encoding DUF4833 domain-containing protein, translating into MKRAILILSLCLVLSGLALAQTTQPLFLIERTKNINKLYYEANIAKNGEINAKEPIKAFWIMWAKDSTGQTTEPLSFIEKKMAYGYNVEPDPSGKHYNMTLKPFKERLIKISLLNGTARAEMLINGQPSAFEKMYIYSKGDSKPDSIKLYGTEIESGARKYELVIPKK; encoded by the coding sequence ATGAAACGAGCGATCCTGATCCTTTCATTGTGCCTGGTCCTGTCCGGCCTGGCGCTGGCCCAAACCACCCAGCCGCTGTTCCTGATAGAGCGGACCAAGAACATCAACAAGCTTTACTACGAAGCGAACATTGCCAAGAACGGTGAGATCAACGCCAAGGAGCCGATCAAGGCCTTCTGGATAATGTGGGCCAAGGATTCCACCGGCCAGACCACCGAACCGCTGTCCTTCATCGAAAAGAAGATGGCCTACGGCTACAACGTGGAACCGGATCCCTCGGGCAAACACTACAACATGACCCTCAAGCCTTTTAAGGAAAGACTGATCAAGATATCCCTGCTTAACGGGACCGCCAGGGCCGAGATGCTTATCAACGGCCAGCCTTCGGCCTTCGAAAAAATGTACATCTATTCCAAGGGCGATTCCAAACCGGATTCCATCAAGCTTTACGGTACCGAGATAGAGTCTGGTGCCAGGAAGTACGAACTGGTGATCCCCAAGAAATAA
- a CDS encoding 4Fe-4S binding protein — protein sequence MMKKLILLLFLTVIACLKVNAENQDKITLQIDTTGTIAKIALDNDLAAEKLLKGLKLRPDQSQQTMSQAGIPLDKVQKAVRKLKVLQATEKAKDWKQIVSKFGLWILALVAATILLVRKKTSTKLRLFWLAGTALLFGFIYGSDPNPMGTIKDAIVLLGKEGVVFPPRMIAAGVFLLMVFVSNKAICGWGCHFGALQDLLHFIPFKKFKLPFWLTNCIRVAVFGSVVLLAFAWGLDWVGEVDPFKLFNVSNWALGLAGMIFAASILMLSVFFYRPWCQLFCPFGLAGWLVEQISLLRPRIDRQGCLKCQKCVGVCPTQAMDGIYHDKKFRADCFTCGQCISQCPAQVINWKHQSSRKELK from the coding sequence ATGATGAAAAAACTGATATTGCTGCTGTTTCTGACGGTCATTGCCTGTCTGAAGGTAAACGCTGAGAACCAGGACAAAATCACTCTTCAGATCGATACTACCGGAACAATTGCCAAGATCGCGTTGGACAACGATCTTGCCGCGGAGAAGCTGTTAAAAGGCCTTAAGCTCAGGCCGGACCAGTCGCAGCAAACCATGTCACAAGCCGGGATTCCTCTGGATAAAGTTCAAAAAGCAGTCCGCAAACTGAAGGTACTGCAGGCCACCGAGAAAGCCAAGGACTGGAAACAGATCGTATCAAAATTCGGGCTGTGGATCCTGGCGCTTGTTGCCGCTACGATATTGCTGGTCAGAAAAAAAACATCAACCAAACTCCGCTTGTTTTGGCTGGCCGGAACCGCCTTGCTGTTCGGCTTCATATACGGCAGCGATCCCAATCCCATGGGGACTATCAAGGACGCCATCGTTCTGCTGGGGAAGGAGGGCGTGGTCTTCCCGCCCCGGATGATCGCGGCCGGTGTCTTTCTGCTGATGGTCTTCGTTTCCAACAAGGCCATCTGCGGTTGGGGCTGCCATTTTGGGGCCCTGCAGGACCTTTTGCACTTCATTCCATTCAAGAAGTTCAAACTGCCGTTCTGGCTGACCAACTGCATCCGGGTGGCGGTGTTCGGCTCGGTCGTTCTGCTGGCCTTTGCCTGGGGGCTGGACTGGGTGGGCGAAGTGGATCCTTTCAAGTTGTTCAATGTCAGCAACTGGGCCCTGGGTTTGGCCGGGATGATATTCGCGGCATCCATCCTGATGCTCAGTGTTTTCTTCTACCGTCCCTGGTGCCAGCTGTTCTGTCCCTTCGGGCTGGCCGGCTGGCTGGTGGAGCAGATCAGCCTCCTGCGTCCCCGGATAGACCGTCAGGGGTGCCTTAAATGCCAGAAGTGCGTCGGGGTCTGTCCCACCCAGGCCATGGACGGCATATATCACGATAAAAAGTTCCGGGCCGATTGTTTTACCTGCGGCCAGTGCATCAGCCAGTGCCCGGCTCAAGTAATAAACTGGAAACATCAATCCAGCCGCAAGGAGTTGAAATGA